From Clarias gariepinus isolate MV-2021 ecotype Netherlands chromosome 2, CGAR_prim_01v2, whole genome shotgun sequence, one genomic window encodes:
- the LOC128518035 gene encoding CD276 antigen homolog produces the protein MTNFSYICTVWISVCVYLLSAEPEISVSGPVGSTAVLPCQLTSVDTDIPYIKWNTESETVFEREGVDSYQGDGYEGRVDVPVEELRKGNCSLVFHNLTFTDTGVYTSYQTVRHTKRSVRVRRGTVLINSVKLSVYGE, from the exons ATGACCAACTTTTCCTACATCTGCACCGTGTGGATcagcgtctgtgtgt ACCTCCTCTCTGCAGAACCTGAGATCAGTGTATCTGGCCCAGTGGGTTCTACAGCTGTCCTGCCGTGTCAACTGACGAGTGTAGACACTGACATACCGTATATTAAGTGGAACACTGAgtctgagactgtgtttgagcgAGAGGGTGTGGACTCGTATCAGGGTGATGGATATGAGGGTCGTGTGGACGTTCCTGTGGAGGAGCTGCGTAAGGGGAACTGTTCACTGGTGTTCCACAATCTGACATTTACTGATACAGGAGTCTACACcagctaccagacagtgagacacaccAAGAGATCTGTCCGTGTTAGGAGAGGAACAGTCCTGATCAACAGTGTTAAACTCTCAGTCTatggtgagtga